The Lactuca sativa cultivar Salinas chromosome 2, Lsat_Salinas_v11, whole genome shotgun sequence genome includes the window AAACCACATCTTAAAAACTATTTGAGTTTCATGCATCTTAAGAGAAATATTTGATTACATCTTTTTTCCGAAACACCCTTATTTCTTGTTTCCATATTGATGAGAATGATTTATACCTTAATGCTTTTAATGAAATAGATTCGTTTGCTGCTTTATTAATGTCTGAAGTGACCCTATATCAGGCACTCTTGCTAATATTACACCACAGAAGGGTATCAACAAGTTTCAGAAACGAGTTGCTTCACGTGGGTTGAAAGGAAAAGATATTAATTTTGATTCTGCAAGTAAGGTTAGTTTTCTTGAGTTCAACTTACAAGCATGCAAACATAAAGCTTATTTTTCTAAGTTTACCTACCATTTAATCTCTCTTCTTTGttactatatatatattaataatcttaAGTCTTAACCATTGGTTCACTTTTCAGTTGGAAAGTTTGTCAAAGGGAAAGGAAAAACAAGTAAAAGTCAACATTGGTTCACAAAATATACCAAAGGCCGAATTGGAGAATTCAGCACCTTTGAACACTGATGATGGAAAAAGTTCTATGCAAGTTAAGTCTGAATCAGAAGATGTAATGGCTGATTCAGATTGGGAAGATGGACCTAATTCAAATTTAAATTCTGAAATTGATCATCAAAATCATATAAGCAATAATATTTCTATTGAAATTGATGCATCACCTGGTGATAATACTGCTAAACGGAAGCCTGTACGTCGAGCTTCTGCTGAGGAAAAGGTACATTATATTTCATACCCTTTGCCCAAAATTCTTTCGGACAAAAATACCCTTCCAACTTTAAAACCTGAAACTGCTTTATTTCTTATTATAGGAAGTTGCTGAGCTTGTGCATAGGACACATTTACTCTGTTTACTTGCACGTGGACGTGTGATTGATAGTGCTTGCAATGATCCTCTCattcaggttttttttttttttttttcttttatcatttttttttcaatctgcaaaaatcccatatttattttaattcatggtgatatatatatatatatatatatatatatatatatatatatatatatatatatatatatatatattttcataacaGGCTTCCTTATTATCACTTTTGCCAACAAAGTTTCTGAAGTTATCAGAAGCTACAAATCTTACAGTAGATGCTTTGACTCCTTTAGTCAACTGGGtactcttcttttttttttttttatttattattatccaTTTTAAACAGTTTCAAGattctttttataatttatattcttGTTTTGAtggaattttttattttattaattttagttCCATAGTAGCTTTCGTGTTAGAAGTTCAAGCAGTGACAAATCCTTCCATTCAGCTTTAGCCACTGCTCTTGGAACCCAGGAGGGGACTCCAGAAGAggtatttataaatttataaatttataaatgaataaaaaagatttgacttttggtcaactttATGAGAAAATTCACATGTTCAATTTTGTTTCAGGTAGCTGCTTTATCTGTGGCAATGTTCAGATCATTGAATCTTTTAACACGTTTTGTATCCATTTTAGACGCCGCATCTTTGAAACCAGATGCTGATAAATCTGATGACATGTCACCCCGAAGAAAAACTGGTACAGGGGTATTTCAGTCCTCTACAATCATGGTGACTCGGTCAAACGAACCCTCTACATCTTCCAATAAACAATTTCCACCTCTTGATGTTGACCACATTGCTTCTATTCACAACAAGCAAACACCTGAAACTTCTTCAAAACCTTcatgccaaagtcaaagtcaaagtcaaaccatCTCTCCCGTTGATGATCAGTCAAATGAGAGAAGGGTTGACTTAGGGTCAAAGAGAAAAGGGGATCTTGAATTTGAAATGCAAATGCAAATGGCTCTTTCTGCAACTGCAACTAAAACATCAGAAATATCAAATACCGATTCTttcaaaaaattgaaaaaaataaaatgtgaagaagatccatcatcatcatcatcatcatcaatctCTACTGCAATTGGATCAAGAAAAGTAGGAGCTCCATTGTATTGGGCAGAAGTTTATCTTAATGGAAAATGGGTTCATGTTGACACCATAAATGCCACCATTGATGGAGAAAATAAAGTTGAAGCTTTAGTTGCTGCAT containing:
- the LOC111883388 gene encoding DNA repair protein RAD4; translation: MKTRNQAKRKRQPYGQDDTNKEAGDDPKANGTLANITPQKGINKFQKRVASRGLKGKDINFDSASKLESLSKGKEKQVKVNIGSQNIPKAELENSAPLNTDDGKSSMQVKSESEDVMADSDWEDGPNSNLNSEIDHQNHISNNISIEIDASPGDNTAKRKPVRRASAEEKEVAELVHRTHLLCLLARGRVIDSACNDPLIQASLLSLLPTKFLKLSEATNLTVDALTPLVNWFHSSFRVRSSSSDKSFHSALATALGTQEGTPEEVAALSVAMFRSLNLLTRFVSILDAASLKPDADKSDDMSPRRKTGTGVFQSSTIMVTRSNEPSTSSNKQFPPLDVDHIASIHNKQTPETSSKPSCQSQSQSQTISPVDDQSNERRVDLGSKRKGDLEFEMQMQMALSATATKTSEISNTDSFKKLKKIKCEEDPSSSSSSSISTAIGSRKVGAPLYWAEVYLNGKWVHVDTINATIDGENKVEALVAACKTSLRYVVAFNGQGAKDVTRRYCAKWYKIASHRVNSTWWDAVLAPLKDLESKTTQGIGLSDNLRNERASLEDMELETKALTEPLPTNQQAYRSHHLYAIERWLTKYQILHPKGPILGFCSGHPVYPRASVQILHTKEKWLREGLQLKVNELPVKVLERSVKVNKGKVTDEDDCVGPTGTIHLYGKWQTEPLCLPHAQNGIVPKNERGQVDVWSEKCLPPGTVHLGFPRIFNIAKKLNVDYAPAMVGFEFKNGRSYPLYNGIVVCSEFKDMILDAYGEEEERRGEEERRKSEAKALSRWYQLLSSIVTRQRLNNRYAKPEEVSSCHKNDVGKTNDSFDHCSTSVNTQDVQKLVSLQENDDVAQTFEDDHEHVFVNGSLDVENSVRKKSCRCGFSIEVEEM